Proteins encoded together in one Thermomonospora curvata DSM 43183 window:
- a CDS encoding AAA family ATPase codes for MDDPAPCGQEIGPFASATRFPVPAAAPTAPAGDAGAAPDAAPIVLGFPARALVLVAGLPGAGKSTLLARLYGLRGDETHPVVSGGVCVIDSRQARNWWARRLWALPPRAQIPFVYTTHVWRIARALTAGRAVVAHTRGTWPHLLHGLAWLARRRGASLHLVLLDVPPEVARAGQVARGRMLTPAVFARHCRRWRRLVARARRGTLPPARTVTVLDRPSADRLTAFRFGGPE; via the coding sequence GTGGATGATCCCGCCCCCTGTGGACAGGAGATCGGCCCATTCGCGAGCGCGACGAGGTTCCCGGTCCCCGCCGCCGCGCCCACCGCACCGGCCGGTGACGCGGGCGCGGCGCCCGATGCCGCGCCCATCGTGCTGGGCTTCCCGGCCCGGGCGCTGGTGCTGGTGGCCGGGCTGCCCGGGGCGGGCAAGAGCACGCTGCTGGCGCGCCTGTACGGGCTGCGCGGGGACGAGACGCACCCGGTGGTCTCAGGCGGGGTCTGTGTGATCGACTCCCGGCAGGCGCGCAACTGGTGGGCGCGGCGGCTGTGGGCGCTGCCGCCGCGCGCTCAGATCCCGTTCGTCTACACCACTCACGTGTGGCGCATCGCGCGGGCGCTGACGGCCGGGCGCGCGGTGGTCGCCCACACCCGGGGGACCTGGCCGCACCTGCTGCACGGGCTCGCCTGGCTGGCCCGCCGCCGCGGGGCGAGTCTGCATCTGGTGCTGCTGGACGTGCCCCCGGAGGTGGCGCGCGCCGGGCAGGTGGCCCGCGGGCGGATGCTGACCCCCGCCGTCTTCGCCCGGCACTGCCGCCGCTGGCGGCGCCTGGTGGCCCGGGCCCGGCGGGGGACGCTGCCGCCCGCCCGCACCGTGACCGTGCTGGACCGTCCCTCCGC
- a CDS encoding MBL fold metallo-hydrolase, with the protein MAYTGDVQVGGPPDVRELPGLTITKVAVGPFDNNAYLLRCTATGEQLLVDAAAEAQRLLELIGEGPLTRVVTTHRHQDHWQALSEVVRATGAAVTAHPIDAGELPEPVTEPVEHGDRVRVGKAELEVIHLRGHTPGSIALLYDAGGELAGSPHLFTGDSLFPGGVGNTWGDPELFNQLLTDVQERIFDRLPDATWFYPGHGKDSTLGAERPHLPEWRERGW; encoded by the coding sequence ATGGCCTACACCGGAGATGTCCAGGTCGGGGGACCGCCCGACGTGCGGGAGCTGCCCGGCCTCACGATCACCAAGGTGGCGGTCGGCCCCTTCGACAACAACGCCTATCTGCTGCGCTGCACCGCCACCGGCGAGCAGCTGCTGGTGGACGCGGCCGCCGAGGCGCAGCGGCTGCTGGAGCTGATCGGCGAGGGGCCGCTGACCCGCGTCGTCACCACCCACCGCCATCAGGACCACTGGCAGGCGCTCAGCGAGGTGGTGCGCGCCACCGGGGCGGCGGTGACGGCGCACCCCATCGACGCCGGCGAGCTGCCGGAGCCGGTGACCGAGCCGGTCGAGCACGGCGACCGGGTGCGGGTGGGGAAGGCCGAGCTGGAGGTCATCCACCTGCGCGGGCACACCCCCGGCTCGATCGCGCTGCTGTACGACGCCGGCGGCGAGCTGGCCGGCTCCCCCCACCTGTTCACCGGCGACAGCCTCTTCCCCGGCGGGGTCGGCAACACCTGGGGCGATCCGGAGCTGTTCAACCAGCTGCTGACCGACGTCCAGGAGCGGATCTTCGACCGGCTGCCGGACGCCACCTGGTTCTACCCCGGCCACGGCAAGGACTCCACGCTGGGCGCCGAGCGCCCGCACCTGCCGGAGTGGCGCGAGCGCGGCTGGTGA
- the uvrA gene encoding excinuclease ABC subunit UvrA: MRPARLTERAPREPSTVVHDRLIVRGAREHNLKDVSLELPRDSLIVFTGLSGSGKSSLAFDTIFAEGQRRYVESLSAYARQFLGQMDKPDVDFIEGLSPAVSIDQKSTSKNPRSTVGTITEVYDYLRLLYARIGRPHCPECGRPISRQTPQQIVDRVLELEPGTRFQVLAPVIRGRKGEYAELFRELQSKGYSRALVDGVMVRLDDPPKLKKQEKHDIAVVVDRLTVKDSARRRLADSVETALGLAGGTIVLDFVDLPEDDERRTRMFSEHLYCPYDDLSFEELEPRSFSFNSPYGACPECTGLGTRMEVDPELVVPDPEKTLAEGAIQPWSNGHVSEYFLRLLSALGDAMGFTLDTPWEKLPAKVRRAILKGYDTQVHVSYKNRYGRTRSYYTTYEGVIPYIHRRHAESESDATRERFEGYMRQVPCPACDGARLKPSVLAVTVGGKSIAEVAAMPISECAEFLRTLELDDREAHIAARVLKEVNARLGFLLDVGLDYLTLDRPAATLAGGEAQRIRLATQIGSGLVGVLYVLDEPSIGLHQRDNHRLLETLLRLRDMGNTLIVVEHDEDTIAAADWVVDIGPGAGEHGGQIVVSGPVEELKASPKSITGAYLSGRRRIEVPQVRRPRTKGREIVVRGAQQNNLKNIDVTFPLGVFTAVTGVSGSGKSTLVNDILYNALAKELHGARTVPGKHRRITGLEHVDKVVHVDQSPIGRTPRSNPATYTGVFDHIRKLFAATPEAKVRGYQPGRFSFNVKGGRCENCAGDGTIKIEMNFLPDVYVPCEVCHGARYNRETLEVRYKGKTIAEVLDMPIEEATRFFEPISAIHRHLSTLNDVGLGYVRLGQPAPTLSGGEAQRVKLAAELQRRSTGRTIYVLDEPTTGLHFEDIRKLLGVLNGLVDKGNTVVVIEHNLDVIKTADWIIDMGPEGGSRGGTVVAAGTPEEVARVEASHTGRFLAKLLDR; encoded by the coding sequence ATGAGACCAGCGCGTCTCACCGAGCGGGCCCCAAGGGAGCCGAGTACCGTCGTGCATGACCGTCTCATCGTGCGCGGAGCGCGCGAGCACAACCTCAAGGACGTCTCGCTGGAGTTGCCGCGGGACTCCCTGATCGTGTTCACCGGGCTGTCGGGGTCCGGCAAGTCCAGCCTGGCCTTCGACACCATCTTCGCCGAGGGGCAGCGCCGCTACGTGGAGTCGCTGTCGGCCTACGCCCGCCAGTTCCTGGGCCAGATGGACAAGCCCGACGTCGACTTCATCGAGGGCCTGTCGCCGGCGGTGTCCATCGACCAGAAGTCCACCTCCAAAAACCCCCGCTCCACCGTCGGCACCATCACCGAGGTCTACGACTACCTGCGGCTGCTGTACGCCCGCATCGGCCGCCCCCACTGTCCCGAGTGCGGCCGCCCCATCAGCCGGCAGACCCCCCAGCAGATCGTCGACCGGGTGCTGGAACTGGAGCCGGGCACCCGCTTCCAGGTGCTGGCGCCGGTCATCCGCGGACGCAAGGGCGAGTACGCCGAGCTGTTCCGCGAGCTGCAGTCCAAGGGCTACTCACGGGCCCTGGTGGACGGCGTCATGGTCCGCCTGGACGACCCGCCCAAGCTCAAAAAGCAGGAAAAACACGACATCGCGGTGGTGGTGGACCGGCTGACGGTCAAGGACTCGGCCCGCCGGCGCCTGGCCGACTCGGTGGAGACCGCCCTGGGTCTGGCCGGCGGCACCATCGTGCTGGACTTCGTCGACCTGCCCGAGGACGACGAGCGCCGCACCCGGATGTTCTCCGAGCACCTGTACTGCCCCTACGACGACCTGTCGTTCGAGGAGCTGGAGCCGCGCTCGTTCTCCTTCAACTCCCCCTACGGGGCCTGCCCGGAGTGCACCGGGCTGGGCACCCGCATGGAGGTCGATCCGGAACTGGTCGTCCCCGACCCGGAGAAGACCCTCGCCGAGGGCGCCATCCAGCCGTGGTCCAACGGCCATGTCAGCGAGTACTTCCTGCGGCTGCTGTCGGCTCTCGGCGACGCCATGGGCTTCACCCTGGACACCCCCTGGGAGAAGCTGCCCGCCAAGGTCCGCAGGGCCATTCTCAAGGGGTACGACACCCAGGTCCACGTCAGCTACAAGAACCGCTACGGCCGCACCCGCTCCTACTACACCACCTACGAAGGCGTCATCCCCTACATCCACCGGCGGCACGCCGAGTCCGAAAGCGACGCCACGCGCGAGCGGTTCGAAGGCTACATGCGGCAGGTGCCCTGCCCGGCCTGCGACGGCGCGCGCCTGAAGCCCTCCGTCCTGGCGGTCACCGTGGGCGGCAAGTCGATCGCCGAGGTCGCCGCCATGCCCATCAGCGAGTGCGCCGAGTTCCTGCGGACGCTGGAGCTGGACGACCGCGAGGCGCACATCGCCGCCCGGGTGCTCAAAGAGGTCAACGCCCGGCTGGGCTTCCTGCTGGACGTCGGGCTGGACTACCTGACGCTGGACCGCCCGGCGGCCACGCTGGCCGGCGGCGAGGCCCAGCGCATCCGGCTGGCCACCCAGATCGGCTCCGGCCTGGTCGGCGTGCTGTACGTGCTGGACGAGCCGTCCATCGGGCTGCACCAGCGCGACAACCACCGGCTGCTGGAGACGCTGCTGCGGCTGCGCGACATGGGCAACACCTTGATCGTCGTCGAGCACGACGAGGACACCATCGCCGCCGCCGACTGGGTGGTGGACATCGGCCCCGGCGCCGGCGAGCACGGCGGCCAGATCGTGGTCTCCGGCCCGGTGGAGGAGCTGAAGGCCTCCCCCAAGTCGATCACCGGCGCCTACCTGTCGGGCCGCCGCCGCATCGAGGTGCCCCAGGTGCGCCGTCCCCGCACCAAGGGCCGCGAGATCGTGGTCAGGGGCGCCCAGCAGAACAACCTCAAGAACATCGACGTGACGTTCCCGCTGGGGGTCTTCACCGCCGTCACCGGCGTGTCCGGCTCCGGCAAGTCCACCCTGGTCAACGACATCCTCTACAACGCGCTGGCCAAGGAGCTGCACGGCGCCCGCACCGTCCCCGGCAAGCACCGGCGCATCACCGGCCTGGAGCACGTCGACAAGGTGGTGCACGTCGACCAGTCCCCGATCGGCCGCACCCCCCGCTCCAACCCGGCCACCTACACCGGGGTGTTCGACCACATCCGCAAGCTGTTCGCGGCCACCCCCGAGGCCAAGGTGCGCGGCTACCAGCCGGGCCGGTTCTCCTTCAACGTCAAGGGCGGGCGCTGCGAGAACTGCGCCGGCGACGGCACCATCAAGATCGAGATGAACTTCCTGCCGGACGTCTACGTCCCGTGCGAGGTCTGCCACGGCGCCCGCTACAACCGCGAGACGCTGGAGGTCCGCTACAAGGGCAAGACCATCGCCGAGGTGCTGGACATGCCGATCGAGGAGGCCACCCGCTTCTTCGAGCCGATCAGCGCCATCCACCGGCACCTGTCCACCCTCAACGACGTCGGGCTGGGGTACGTGCGGCTGGGCCAGCCCGCCCCCACCCTCTCCGGCGGCGAGGCCCAGCGCGTCAAGCTCGCCGCCGAGCTGCAGCGCCGCTCTACCGGCCGCACCATCTACGTGCTGGACGAGCCCACCACCGGGCTGCACTTCGAAGACATCCGCAAGCTGCTGGGCGTGCTCAACGGCCTGGTCGACAAGGGCAACACCGTGGTGGTCATCGAGCACAACCTGGATGTGATCAAGACCGCCGACTGGATCATCGACATGGGCCCCGAGGGCGGCTCGCGCGGCGGCACCGTGGTCGCCGCCGGCACCCCCGAGGAGGTCGCCCGGGTCGAGGCCAGCCACACCGGCCGTTTCCTGGCCAAGCTGCTGGATCGGTGA
- a CDS encoding Rieske (2Fe-2S) protein — protein MSEDAKNAPAGQVGRRAVVCGAAAVGAAALAGCGVGQPRRAEPAAELKGKEIAKVADVPVGGGKVLPQYKIVVTQPTEGTFKVFDARCTHSGCPVDRIRQGAMYCPCHGSEFKITDGSVARGPASRGLLEYPVQVKGDGLVIV, from the coding sequence ATGAGCGAGGATGCGAAGAACGCGCCGGCCGGTCAGGTGGGCAGGCGTGCGGTGGTGTGCGGGGCCGCGGCCGTGGGCGCCGCCGCGCTGGCCGGCTGCGGGGTCGGGCAGCCGCGCCGGGCGGAGCCGGCCGCCGAGCTGAAGGGCAAGGAGATCGCCAAGGTCGCCGACGTGCCGGTCGGCGGCGGCAAGGTGCTGCCCCAGTACAAGATCGTGGTCACCCAGCCCACCGAGGGCACCTTCAAGGTCTTCGACGCGCGCTGCACCCACTCCGGCTGTCCGGTGGACCGCATCCGGCAGGGCGCGATGTACTGCCCCTGCCACGGCAGCGAGTTCAAGATCACCGATGGCTCGGTGGCCCGCGGCCCCGCCTCCCGCGGCCTGCTGGAGTACCCGGTGCAGGTCAAAGGGGACGGCCTGGTGATCGTCTGA
- a CDS encoding Rieske (2Fe-2S) protein, whose product MAQETAPGTGVSAPAPQADPPRTGSTRRGILVGAGLLGVAGAVAACGGGDETSGASGSGGGAQAAAGGVLAQTGDIPVGGGKIFKDREVVVTQPAQGEFKAFSTKCTHRGCPVTSVQNGVIRCECHGSTFSIADGSVQSGPADKPLPAKQIIVEGGGIKLA is encoded by the coding sequence ATGGCTCAGGAGACCGCACCGGGAACCGGCGTTTCCGCCCCCGCACCGCAGGCGGACCCGCCGCGGACGGGGAGCACCCGGCGCGGAATCCTGGTCGGCGCGGGGCTGCTGGGGGTGGCCGGTGCCGTGGCCGCCTGCGGCGGCGGGGATGAGACCTCGGGGGCGTCCGGGTCGGGAGGCGGCGCGCAGGCCGCGGCCGGCGGCGTGCTGGCGCAGACCGGCGACATCCCGGTCGGCGGAGGCAAGATCTTCAAAGACCGGGAAGTGGTGGTCACCCAGCCGGCACAAGGCGAGTTCAAGGCCTTCAGCACCAAGTGCACCCACCGGGGCTGCCCGGTGACCTCCGTGCAGAACGGAGTGATCAGGTGCGAATGCCACGGCAGCACCTTCAGCATCGCCGACGGCTCGGTGCAAAGCGGCCCGGCCGACAAGCCGCTGCCCGCCAAGCAGATCATCGTCGAGGGCGGCGGCATCAAACTGGCCTAG
- the uvrC gene encoding excinuclease ABC subunit UvrC, with translation MADPANYRPAPGTIPDSPGVYRFRDEHGRVIYVGKAKSLRSRLNSYFADFASLHPRTQTMLRTAAGVDWTVVGTEVEALQLEYSWIKEFNPRFNVRYRDDKSYPYLAVTLDEEFPRVMVMRGAKRKGVRYFGPYSHAWAIRETVDLLLRVFPVRTCKPGVFKRARHSDRPCLLGYIDKCSAPCVGRIDAAAHRRLAEDFCAFMAGDTGRFIKEIERRMLEAAAAEEYERAARLRDDMRALQRALEKQAVVLGEAVDCDVIAFAEDPLEAAVQVFYVRGGRIRGQRGWVVDKVSDVTTADLVEHFLLQLYGESEAVPREVLVPAEPPDAAAMAELLAERRGGPVRIRVPRRGDKKALLETVARNAAEALRQHKTRRAGDLTTRSKALQEIQEALELPEAPLRIECYDVSNLQGTNVVASMVVFEDGLARKSEYRRFAIKTVQGQDDVRSIHEVITRRFKRYLAERDKAGQEGGDAGGVLASYGFQEAGEREQSAPAGGARKFAYPPNLVVVDGGPAQVAAAQRALEELGVADVAVCGLAKRMEEIWLPGEEDPVILPRGSEGLFLMQRVRDEAHRFAVAYHRQRRSKAMTAGELDGVPGLGPARRTALLKHFGSLKRLREATVAQIAEVPGIGPRTAEQIAAALHGGAPPNGRAAGKAAASRGAPPGDAPGRVPTEEDSADGGGR, from the coding sequence GTGGCTGATCCGGCGAACTACCGTCCCGCGCCCGGGACGATCCCCGACTCGCCGGGGGTCTATCGCTTCCGTGACGAACACGGCCGGGTGATCTACGTCGGCAAGGCCAAGAGCCTGCGCTCCCGGCTGAACTCCTACTTCGCCGATTTCGCGAGCCTGCACCCCCGGACCCAGACCATGCTGCGGACCGCCGCGGGAGTCGACTGGACGGTGGTCGGCACCGAGGTGGAGGCGCTGCAGCTCGAATACTCCTGGATCAAGGAGTTCAACCCCCGCTTCAACGTCCGTTACCGCGACGACAAGTCCTACCCGTATCTGGCCGTCACCCTGGATGAGGAATTCCCCCGGGTGATGGTCATGCGCGGAGCCAAACGCAAGGGCGTGCGCTATTTCGGGCCCTACTCGCACGCCTGGGCGATCCGCGAGACGGTCGATCTGCTGCTGCGCGTCTTCCCGGTGCGCACCTGCAAACCGGGGGTCTTCAAACGCGCCCGCCACAGCGACCGGCCCTGCCTGCTGGGCTATATCGACAAGTGCTCGGCGCCGTGCGTGGGCCGCATCGACGCCGCCGCCCACCGGCGCCTGGCCGAGGACTTCTGCGCCTTCATGGCCGGCGACACCGGCCGCTTCATCAAGGAGATCGAGCGGCGGATGCTGGAGGCCGCCGCGGCCGAGGAGTACGAGCGGGCCGCCCGGCTGCGCGACGACATGCGGGCGCTGCAGCGGGCGCTGGAGAAACAGGCGGTGGTGCTGGGCGAGGCCGTCGACTGCGACGTGATCGCCTTCGCCGAGGACCCGCTGGAGGCCGCCGTCCAGGTGTTCTACGTGCGCGGCGGGCGCATCCGCGGCCAGCGCGGCTGGGTGGTCGACAAGGTCTCCGACGTCACCACCGCCGACCTGGTCGAGCACTTCCTGCTGCAGCTTTACGGCGAGAGCGAGGCGGTGCCGCGGGAGGTGCTGGTGCCGGCCGAGCCGCCGGACGCCGCGGCGATGGCCGAGCTGCTGGCCGAACGGCGCGGCGGCCCGGTGCGCATCCGGGTGCCGCGCCGCGGCGACAAGAAGGCGCTGCTGGAGACCGTCGCCCGCAACGCCGCCGAGGCGCTGCGCCAGCACAAGACCCGCCGCGCCGGCGACCTGACCACCCGCAGCAAGGCGCTGCAGGAGATCCAGGAGGCGCTGGAGCTGCCGGAGGCGCCGCTGCGCATCGAGTGCTACGACGTGTCCAACCTGCAGGGCACCAACGTGGTGGCCTCCATGGTGGTCTTCGAAGACGGCCTGGCCCGCAAGAGCGAGTACCGCCGCTTCGCCATCAAGACGGTGCAGGGGCAAGACGACGTCCGCTCCATCCACGAGGTGATCACCCGCCGGTTCAAGCGCTACCTGGCCGAACGCGACAAGGCCGGGCAGGAGGGCGGCGACGCCGGCGGCGTGCTGGCCTCCTACGGCTTCCAGGAGGCCGGGGAACGGGAGCAATCCGCACCGGCCGGCGGGGCCCGTAAGTTCGCCTACCCGCCGAATCTGGTGGTGGTGGACGGCGGCCCGGCCCAGGTCGCCGCCGCCCAGCGGGCATTGGAGGAGCTGGGCGTGGCGGACGTGGCGGTGTGCGGACTGGCCAAGCGGATGGAGGAGATCTGGCTGCCCGGCGAGGAGGACCCGGTGATCCTGCCGCGCGGCAGCGAGGGCCTGTTCCTGATGCAGCGGGTCCGCGACGAGGCGCACCGGTTCGCCGTCGCCTACCACCGGCAGCGCCGCTCCAAGGCGATGACCGCCGGTGAGCTGGACGGGGTGCCCGGGCTGGGACCGGCCCGCCGCACCGCCCTGCTCAAGCACTTCGGATCGCTCAAGCGGCTGCGGGAGGCCACCGTGGCCCAGATCGCCGAGGTGCCCGGCATCGGCCCGCGCACCGCCGAGCAGATCGCCGCCGCCCTGCACGGGGGCGCGCCGCCGAACGGGCGTGCCGCAGGGAAGGCCGCGGCGTCCAGGGGGGCGCCGCCGGGGGACGCACCCGGCCGCGTCCCCACCGAGGAAGACAGTGCCGATGGGGGAGGCAGATGA
- the rapZ gene encoding RNase adapter RapZ, translating into MTIEGHKGSPDIVIVTGMSGAGRSTAAKALEDLDWFVVDNLPPGLLATMADLGGRVREAVPRIAVVVDVRSRAFTSDLHSAIAELEARGVHPRVVFLEAADEELVRRFEAVRRPHPLQGDGRLVEGITQERELLREVRAEADLVIDTTGLNVHELRAKIVGFFGAHGGESGLRFTVVSFGYKYGLPVDADLVVDCRFLPNPHWVPELRPKNGRDAPVRDYVLSRHGAKEFLDSYAEVLRLLAEGYEREGKHYVTLAVGCTGGKHRSVAMAEQLAARLRDAGMDVQVTHRDLGRE; encoded by the coding sequence ATGACCATCGAGGGCCATAAAGGCAGCCCGGACATCGTGATCGTCACCGGGATGTCCGGGGCCGGCCGCAGCACGGCCGCCAAGGCGCTGGAGGACCTGGACTGGTTCGTGGTCGACAACCTGCCGCCCGGGCTGCTGGCCACCATGGCCGACCTGGGCGGCCGGGTCCGGGAGGCGGTGCCGCGCATCGCCGTCGTGGTGGACGTGCGCAGCCGCGCCTTCACCAGCGACCTGCACTCGGCCATCGCCGAGCTGGAGGCCCGCGGCGTGCACCCGCGGGTGGTGTTCCTGGAGGCCGCCGACGAGGAGCTGGTGCGCCGGTTCGAGGCGGTGCGCCGCCCGCACCCGCTGCAGGGGGACGGCCGGCTGGTCGAGGGCATCACCCAGGAGCGCGAGCTGCTGCGCGAGGTGCGCGCCGAGGCCGACCTGGTGATCGACACCACCGGGCTGAACGTGCACGAGCTGCGGGCCAAGATCGTCGGTTTCTTCGGCGCCCACGGCGGTGAGTCCGGCCTGCGCTTCACCGTGGTCTCCTTCGGCTACAAGTACGGCCTGCCGGTGGACGCCGACCTGGTGGTGGACTGCCGTTTTCTGCCCAACCCGCACTGGGTGCCCGAGCTGCGCCCCAAGAACGGCCGCGACGCTCCCGTCCGCGACTATGTGCTGAGCCGGCACGGCGCCAAGGAGTTCCTCGACTCCTACGCCGAGGTGCTGCGGCTGCTGGCCGAGGGCTATGAACGCGAGGGCAAGCACTATGTGACGCTGGCCGTCGGCTGCACCGGCGGCAAGCACCGCAGCGTCGCCATGGCCGAGCAGCTCGCCGCCCGCCTGCGCGACGCCGGCATGGACGTCCAGGTCACCCACCGCGACCTGGGCCGGGAATGA
- a CDS encoding gluconeogenesis factor YvcK family protein, whose protein sequence is MIERGSQKVVALGGGHGLYASLSALRRVTDRLTAVVTVADDGGSSGRLRRELGVLPPGDLRMALAALCGDDEWGQTWSRVVQHRFRSQGDLHGHAVGNLLIVALWELLGEGEAGAAMPEATVAGLDWVGRLLGAQGRVLPMAAVPLDIVADVQGADPARPEEVVQVRGQVACATTPGKVLSVSLVPPDPPVCPQTLQAIEEADWVVFGPGSWFTSVLPHLKVPELARALIGTRARRIVALNLAPQPGETDGFSPQTHLEVLQAHAPDLRIDVVLADRGVVEDPDALEKAVRMLGGRLMLADVAAADGSPRHDPARLAQAFAQILRE, encoded by the coding sequence GTGATCGAGCGCGGTAGCCAGAAGGTGGTGGCCCTCGGCGGGGGGCACGGGCTGTACGCGTCGCTGTCGGCGCTGCGCAGGGTGACCGATCGGCTCACCGCCGTGGTCACCGTGGCCGACGACGGCGGCTCCAGCGGGCGGCTGCGCCGGGAGCTGGGCGTGCTGCCGCCCGGCGACCTGCGCATGGCGCTGGCCGCGCTGTGCGGCGACGACGAGTGGGGGCAGACCTGGAGCCGGGTGGTGCAGCACCGCTTCCGCAGCCAGGGCGACCTGCACGGGCACGCGGTCGGCAACCTGCTGATCGTGGCGCTGTGGGAGCTGCTGGGCGAGGGCGAGGCCGGGGCGGCCATGCCGGAGGCGACGGTGGCCGGGCTGGACTGGGTGGGCCGGCTGCTGGGCGCCCAGGGCCGGGTGCTGCCGATGGCCGCGGTGCCGCTGGACATCGTCGCCGACGTCCAGGGCGCCGACCCGGCCCGGCCCGAGGAGGTCGTCCAGGTCCGCGGCCAGGTGGCCTGCGCCACCACCCCGGGCAAGGTGCTGAGCGTGTCGCTGGTGCCGCCGGACCCGCCGGTGTGCCCGCAGACCCTGCAGGCCATCGAGGAGGCCGACTGGGTGGTGTTCGGCCCCGGCTCCTGGTTCACCAGCGTGCTGCCCCATCTGAAGGTGCCGGAGCTGGCCAGGGCGCTGATCGGCACCCGGGCGCGGCGGATCGTCGCGCTTAATCTGGCGCCGCAGCCGGGGGAGACCGACGGGTTCTCCCCGCAGACCCACCTGGAGGTGCTCCAGGCGCACGCTCCCGACCTGCGCATCGACGTGGTGCTCGCCGACCGGGGGGTGGTGGAGGACCCCGATGCGCTGGAGAAGGCGGTGCGGATGCTGGGGGGCCGGCTGATGCTGGCCGATGTGGCGGCCGCCGACGGCTCGCCGCGTCATGATCCCGCCCGGCTGGCTCAAGCTTTCGCACAGATCTTGCGTGAGTGA
- the whiA gene encoding DNA-binding protein WhiA produces MAMTGVVKDELSRLQILKPCCRKAEVSTLLRFAGGLHLVGGRIVIEAELDTGSVARRLRKDIAEVFGHTSDVVVLAPSGLRKGNRYVVRVFREGESLARQTGLIDNRGRPVRGLPRHVVAGAACDAEAAWRGAFLAHGSLTEPGRSMSLEVTCPGPEAALALVGAARRLKVHAKAREVRGVDRVVVRDGDAISALLTRLGAHDSVLAWEERRMRREVRATANRLANFDDANLRRSARAAVAAGARVARALEILGDDAPPHLVAAGKLRLEHKQASLEELGQLADPPLTKDAIAGRIRRLLAMADKRASEIGIPGTEANLTAEMLAP; encoded by the coding sequence ATGGCGATGACCGGTGTGGTGAAGGACGAGCTGAGCAGGCTGCAGATCTTGAAGCCCTGCTGCCGCAAGGCCGAGGTCTCGACGCTGCTGCGCTTTGCCGGGGGGCTGCATCTGGTCGGCGGGCGGATCGTGATCGAGGCCGAACTGGACACCGGCTCGGTCGCCCGCCGGCTCCGCAAGGACATCGCCGAGGTCTTCGGCCACACCTCCGATGTGGTGGTGCTGGCCCCCAGCGGGCTGCGCAAGGGCAACCGGTACGTGGTGCGGGTCTTCCGCGAGGGCGAGTCGCTGGCCCGCCAGACCGGGCTGATCGACAACCGTGGCCGCCCGGTGCGGGGGCTGCCCCGCCATGTGGTGGCCGGCGCGGCCTGCGACGCCGAGGCCGCCTGGCGCGGGGCGTTCCTGGCGCACGGCTCGCTGACCGAGCCGGGCCGGTCGATGTCGCTGGAGGTCACCTGCCCGGGTCCGGAGGCCGCGCTGGCGCTGGTCGGCGCCGCCCGCCGGCTGAAGGTCCACGCCAAGGCCCGGGAGGTGCGCGGGGTGGACCGGGTGGTGGTGCGCGACGGGGACGCCATCAGCGCGCTGCTGACCCGGCTGGGCGCCCACGACAGCGTGCTGGCCTGGGAGGAGCGGCGGATGCGCCGGGAGGTGCGGGCCACCGCCAACCGGCTGGCCAACTTCGACGACGCCAATCTGCGCCGCTCGGCGCGGGCCGCGGTGGCGGCCGGGGCCCGGGTGGCGCGGGCGCTGGAGATCCTGGGCGACGACGCCCCGCCGCACCTGGTGGCCGCCGGCAAGCTGCGGCTGGAGCACAAGCAGGCCTCGCTGGAGGAGCTGGGCCAGCTCGCCGACCCGCCGCTGACCAAGGACGCCATCGCCGGGCGGATCCGCCGGCTGCTGGCCATGGCCGACAAGCGGGCCAGCGAGATCGGCATCCCCGGCACCGAGGCCAATCTGACCGCCGAGATGCTGGCCCCCTGA